One region of Hymenobacter sediminicola genomic DNA includes:
- a CDS encoding acetyl-CoA carboxylase carboxyltransferase subunit alpha codes for MLLDFEQPIAALEGKLREMQQLALDSQVDVSEAVAALESKIKTLKKETYANLTRWQRVQLSRHPDRPYTLDYIEGMADKFVELHGDRTVADDQAMVGGFAELDGRSVMFIGQQKGRNTKQRQLRRFGMPNPEGYRKALRLMKLAEKFGKPIVTLIDTPGAFPGLEAEERGQGEAIARNLKEMFLLKVPVICIIIGEGASGGALGIAIGDRVLMLENTWYSVISPESCSSILWRSWDYKEQAAEALKLTATDMLGNKLVDGIVKEPLGGAHTDQATMIKTLKKTILKTLDELEALPAEERISQRIDKFSAMGVVLE; via the coding sequence ATGCTCCTCGATTTTGAACAACCTATTGCCGCTCTCGAAGGCAAGCTCCGTGAAATGCAGCAACTGGCCCTCGACAGCCAGGTTGATGTTTCGGAAGCCGTAGCGGCCCTTGAGTCAAAAATCAAGACTCTTAAGAAGGAAACCTACGCCAACCTCACCCGCTGGCAGCGTGTGCAACTCTCGCGCCACCCCGACCGGCCCTATACCCTCGACTATATTGAGGGCATGGCCGATAAGTTCGTGGAACTGCATGGCGACCGGACTGTAGCCGACGACCAAGCCATGGTCGGCGGCTTTGCTGAGCTGGATGGCCGCTCGGTGATGTTTATTGGGCAGCAGAAGGGGCGCAACACCAAGCAGCGCCAACTGCGCCGTTTCGGGATGCCCAACCCGGAAGGCTACCGCAAGGCCCTGCGCCTGATGAAACTGGCCGAGAAGTTCGGCAAGCCCATTGTGACGCTGATTGACACGCCCGGCGCGTTTCCGGGCCTGGAGGCTGAGGAGCGGGGGCAGGGCGAGGCTATTGCCCGCAACCTGAAGGAAATGTTTCTGCTGAAGGTGCCGGTTATCTGCATCATCATCGGTGAAGGTGCTTCGGGCGGTGCGCTTGGTATTGCCATCGGCGACCGGGTGCTGATGCTGGAGAATACTTGGTACTCGGTTATTTCGCCGGAGTCGTGCAGCAGCATTCTGTGGCGCTCCTGGGACTACAAGGAGCAGGCAGCGGAAGCCCTCAAGCTCACGGCCACTGATATGCTGGGCAACAAGCTGGTAGACGGCATCGTGAAGGAGCCCCTAGGCGGCGCCCACACCGACCAGGCCACGATGATCAAAACCCTGAAAAAGACCATC